Below is a genomic region from Virgibacillus dokdonensis.
ATCAAAATCACCCATTCCATTCACAAGTAAAGGCCTTGTTAAATTAGTAATAACAGCTACTGTATCCGAGATGATAAAACTTACAAGAATTTGTATCAGCGGATTAAAAGAACCAGAAATGCCACGGATATGTTGATAAACACTATGCATATCTTTTCTCTCCACCAGCGAATCGTAACATTTCCAACACCCAGTTACTCCCGGAATTACAGTTGTACCTGTACTAGTAGAATGACCATGATAGCCACCTCCAACAATATGCGCAATATTGTTCTTTGTAAGATGGGGCGTGATCCAATCAGCTAATGTATCTACAGAAGGCTCATCGGCACATAATATAACAACCGAGCATGTTTTAAGTTTTTCTAAAATGTTTGCAGAAATATCTTGGGTGATAGGGTCATGCACAGTTTCTATTAACGTTCCATATCGATGATGTAATATATTTTTTAAAACGTTTACTTTCAATTCACCAACAGTGTTTTTAGGATACAATGATTGATGAGTTAAATTGTGAGTGCTTACATTATCATGATCAATTAGAATTAGGGAGGGAATTCCCATTGCCGCTAACTCATGAGCAACTCTGCTTCCAACGCCTCCCACACCAATGATTCCTACTCGGCTTGAACACCATGCTCGTTCACTGTCTAATAGCTGATCAAGCGAGGATGTTTGTGCAGCAAGATAACTCCACAATCTACTTTCTCCTGTTAAATTCCAAGGTTGATTACCAGTTAACAAGATTTTATCATTTACTAGAGTTTGTAATGTTTCTACTAGCATTTCTTTTGTAATTTCATTTTGTTCTCCCCAAACGAGAAGTTCTTCAAAATTTCGCGGCTGTTGTAAATAGGTTAAAAAATTTATAAATACACTCATACTTTCATATACAATGGTTTCTGAACGGTTTAACAATCTACAGATAATTTGTCCCTGTTCCGTTTCTTCTACCTGAACATCAGGCTGTTTTAACCAATATGTCGACACTACAATCCCCCCGTAAAAAGAAGCCAATTCATTTGTAGAATTGGCTTCTTCACTTTAACTAGCATTTTTTTGTCCCAGAAGTATAGCGATCCACGCACTTAATCATTTCTACCACCACCTTGTTATTATTCATAGAAATTATAATATATTAGAAAAAAATAGTCAAATTTGATTTTTTTGTTAATTTATCTTTAATTTTTAGATTTTTAACTTTACAATTATGAAAAAGATATTGTTTCAAATTGCTATACCGTTTAGCTGAATAACCACTTATTTACACCTATTAAACATTTTTCATATAGTAAAGACGGGTCCATAAGATAGTTTTAACCACGAATAAAACGATTCTTCACAGATTACATATCATTTTATTTTATGTTATACTCCTTTGCATTTTCTAAACATTTATTTAAAATGCCGTAGAACAGCTTGACTATCGACAAGTTTTTATGGCGGTGGCTATTATTTTGTTTATACTATAAAACCTGAAAACAGTGTAAAAAAATAGAGAATTTGTGCTTCCTTTTCATACTATTCCCCTCTGAACATTAATGAGAAAATACTTTTCTGCCTGACTTCCATGAGTTGTACCATCCAACAATATCATTGTTTGGGAGCACTCCTACTTCAGTTTTTAAGTAGCTTTTCAAATATTCATACTGTTGATGCACATGCGCAGGATTGTTTTCAAGTGCATAAATTTTCATTAAAGCAAAATGAGCACTTTCTGTTTCTGGGATAATTTTACATATATAACTATACCATAGTTTTGCTTCAGCCATATTTTGATTCTTTTGATAAAATGCCGCAATCTCCAAAGCTTTCGTCAACCAAATCTGCTCCCAATAATATCGTTCTGACTCTGCCCACCAAAAGTCATATCCCTGTAGATATGCACCTCTGTATAAGAACAATACTTGAATATAATTATTAACGGATGTTTCATTCAAAGATGGTAGCGTTTTAATTTGTTCTTTCCATTCTTCAAAATCTAAAATAATATTCTCTGTTTCTAAAACGTAGCCATCAGAAACATTTTGTAATCTCAAATGTCTATGATACTTTCTCAGTGTTTTTCTTACGTAATAAATTGTTGTATACAACAATGAATTGGCTCTTTCTAATGCTAGGTCAGGCCAAAGTAGCTCAATTAAAAATGATTTTCTGACCATTTTCCCTCTATGATGTAATAAATATAAAAATAATTCCGCTGCTTTTTTCGTTCTCCAGGCAACAAATTCACGTTTCCCTTTAACCGATTCAACCGAGAATTGACCGAGCACATTTACATAAAGTGGTGAATTTTTTTCAATTGTAGATGACTGTAAATTATTATCTATTCGTTCAACTGTTTTTTTCAAACGTTCAGGTGGAATTGGCTTAACTAGATAATCGATTGCATTAAGCTCAAATGCCTTTACAGCATATTTATCATAAGCAGTCACAAAAACAATAAGTAAGTTTGGCTTATCTTTTAAAACTTTTTCAGCCAAACGAATACCATTCATTTCCGGCAACCCTATATCTAAAAATATTACGTCCACGTCCTCTTTAAGAATAGTTTTATGTGCATGGATAGGATTAGTTATTTTACCAATAACATACATTTTACTAATCTTTTTGAGCTGTTGTTCCAAATAGTCTAAAGCCGATTGTTCATCATCCACAATAATAGCCTTCATAATAATTCCTCCATCCATTCAAATTATTTTCACCATTTCCATACTTTATCAACGATTTCTAAACAAAAACTAAAATGTAAGCGTTCAACCAGTTATATAGTCCTAGTTAAATAGCATTATTTACTAATTATATATACAAAAAATAGTTAATAAGGACCATATCGGTTTTAACAGCAAAACTTGTTCTAACAGCATTAAACTTTTTAAAAACATCCTGAACGAAGTAAGCAACTGTTGAAAAACATTTATAAAACTTGTCAACACTGAAGTAGTGGATGCGTTTTAAAAACTTCACTTGATAAATTACCTGTCATGAAAATAATATGCGAGAATGGATAAAGAATATTATAATTTTTTAGATTTAAATTTGGTGAGATGAGATAGATTTTTAAAAAAATGAAGAATCCTGAGGGTAGAAATATATATAAAGGTTTTGTACAATTTTTAAATAATGATAGAATTTTACTAGCAACATATATAAGGCGAATATGCCGTATGAAACTGAAGCTTTATTATGGATACAGTTTCTAAAAACAACCTTGCTCATCTGTTAATTTGGATGAATTGCCAAGGATGTCCACTAGAGGTTTTTCTTTTTATTACATTATTTTGAGCTTTCGACGTCATTATCTTTCCTCCTAGGCACATTTATAATCCTTTACCCTAATAGGTGTTTATGGAAACTTTTAGTAAACTTAAATAAACGAAACATACAGTAAGAGTTTTCATCTAACTCCTACTGTATGTTTCGTTAAACCCATTGAGCAACATTCGTACCATGAATATTACCATTTATATAGGCTTGTTTATGCTTTCTTATAGTAGAAACAAAAAAACATCCAAACTTCGCTTATTACAAGTCTGGATGCTTTTCTACCATTTTATTATTTATTATACGCAACTCGATTAATATTCATTAACTGACGAACACTTACGTTATCCGTAATACTGCTTCCACCAATTGCACCACAGCCCAGTGTTAGGGATGGAGCTAGATTTGTAGAAAAACCAATTCCCCCAAATGTTCCCGGTGTATTAATCAAAATACGAGAGGCTTTCATACGTAAACCAAAATCTTCTACTAACTCATCATTTGTTGTGTGCAACATAGCTGTATGTCCTGCACCTTCATTTTCTAAAATGGTATTACATGTTGTAACACCTTCATCCCAATCATTTACCGTGTACATTGCTAGAATTGGGGTTAACTTTTCACGTGAGTACGGATTATCAGGTCCTATTGTCGTTTCCTCTGAAATAAGCACACTTGTATCTGCAGGAATGATAATCCCACATAGATTAGCAACTTCTGTAACGGCTTTACCTACAATTTGTGGGTTCATGGTGCCATTTTCTCGCATGATAAAGTGAGATACTTTTTCTGATTCTTCCTGGTTCATAAAATAAGCTTTACGCTTTTTCAATTCCTTTACAACTTCTTCTTTTATACCTTTCTCAACAATAATGGATTGTTCTGAAGCGCAAATCGTACCATTATCAAATGTCTTACTCGTAATAATCCGATCGATTGCTTCTTCGATATGAGCTGATTTTTCAATGAAAGCTGGACCGTTACCAGGCCCCACCCCAATTGCTGGGTTACCTGAAGAATAAGCAGCTTTTACCATTGGTCCACCACCAGTTGCCAAAATTAATGCTGTATCATCGTGTTGCATTAATGCTTGTGTTCCTTCTAAGCTTGGCGACTCAATTACTTGAACTAAACCTTTTGGTGCTCCAGCGTTCACTGCTGCTTCTTCCACAACGCGTGCAGCTTCAACAATACAGTTGACAGCTTTTGGATGTGGTGATAATACAATGGCATTTCTTGTTTTTAATGCCACTAGTGTTTTAAAAATAACCGTAGATGTTGGATTGGTAACCGGTACAAGTGCTGCAATTACTCCCATTGGCACGCCTATTTCAATCACTTTATTCATTTCATCTCGATTAATAACGCCTACGGTTGGTTCATCTTTAATGCTCTCGTATACTTGCTCACTAGCGAATAAGTTTTTCGTCGTTTTATCTTTCACATTACCGAATCCTGTTTCAGTATGTGCTTTATATGCTAAGTCCTCTGCAGCCTCTGTTAGTCGGACAGATATAGCCTTTACTATTTCATTGACTTGTTCTTGGGTGAAACTGGCATATATATGCTGGGCGTGTTTCGCTTTTTGAATTAGCGTCTCTACCTCATATGTTTGTACAGTTTCTTGCACTAAATTTATTGCCATGTTTGACATCCCCTTTTCAATTAATTTCTATACCTCTATGATAAAGCGTTTACAAAAAAACTGTTAGGACTATTTATATTTATTTTTGGACAATTTTGATATTAGTTCATTAATTCACAAATAGATGCATGTATAAACCTAAAATCACCTCCATTATCATGTTATACTTATAATAGAAGAGATATTTCATATTTACACCCCTTCACATTGTTCCCAAAAACATGTATTCTGTATGAATTAGCATGTAGAAGTAGAGTGTTTTGTTCTAAAGATCAGGAGAACCTATAGAGAGGTGATAGCATGTGTCGTGTATTATTAGCTAGTCCCGAACACGCAGACCGTAAATTTCTAAAACAAATTTTTGCAGAACATTTTTTTAATGTCCTATTTCTTGACGATGCCTTATCTGCTGAAAAAGCATATGAACGTTCATTAGAACAACGACCTGATATGCTTATATTAGATGTCAGTGGATCGAGTGAAGAAATTTTTCAATATAAGATAAATATCGTTAAACGCCACCCAAACGTGAAAGTTATTTTAATAGACAATGAGGAAAACTTTAAACATATTCAAACAGCAATTCGTTGTGGAGCAGTTGACTACTTGGTGAAGCCATTAAAAGTCGAAGAATGTAAATCTGCCATTCATCGGGCAATTTTGGCACTAAATCAAGTATCTTTATTAGACTATGAACGTAAATCTGTTACCGATACCATTAAAGAAAGCGCCGCTCAAATGATGCAATACGTCCATGAACATTATTATGAAGAGATTAACTTGGATTCATTAGCAGCATTCATGCATTTAAATAAAAGTTATGTAAGCCGTTTTTTCAAAGAAACCGTCGGCATGTCTTTCGTAAGTTATTTACGACATTATCGGTTAGAACAAGCAAAAAAATTATTGCGCACATCCGATTTAACAGTCACAGAAGTTGCCGAACAAGTTGGCTATCTTGACTTAACCTATTTCAGTAGGATTTTTAAAAAAGAAAACAACCATACACCCAATGAATATAAGCAAATTTTTCAAGGAGAACATGTGCCAGCTGATATTGCTTTTGCAGAGGGACATCATTGAATGATGGATGCCAGTTACACAGAAGAGACACAGCTATAGGACGTGTCTCTTGCTTTATTTAAATAGCCAACCATCCTCGTGTAAAAGGATAAATAAATCTGCATCCAGAAAAGTTCGACCAATACGCTAAGTAATGATTTCTAGTTGATGATCAATTCGATGATATAGCACTTTAAAAGCTAACTTCAAGGAGAAGTATGAAGCATTTTCTAAAGTCTATGAAAAGCTTAAAAGAAGAAAACAGTATCCATTGCTATAATAATATTATAGTTGGGTGAGTGGCCAAAAACCTCCGAGATAGAGAGGAGGCTCGTGATTACTGCAGATATAGCAAATGTTATTATAGATTTTGCATCATTAGCCTTAACATTTCTAATGGTTGTAATTATGATCATGCAAAAAGAGTAATCACCCCTAGCTATCCGGCTGAGTGGGTGATTACCCTTTAAATTCACTATTATAAAACGCTGAACGCTCTTCAAAGCGGACAACTATTTATTGACGTAGGGGTACAATCACCTGCGACTTTCTTTATATACCCAAGTTATAATATAGTTATGCTTACTTATCAAAAACGGATAAAACACAGTATACTGTGCTTGAAGCATTGCCTTTTCAACAACATAGTCAACATTTAGTTCAGAAATAGCCCTTTCGCCACTCTGAACTATTTTTCTTCCATCACATCCGCCGTATCTTCTTCGTCAGCAAATAGATCAATTATTTTCCCAAAAACGTATAGTAGAAAAACAAATACCAAGCCTATGATTGTAGCTCCAATAAAATTCGTATCTAGTCGTTCAGAATAGAGGTTAAACGCATTCATATACACACTAAAAACCGTTAAGAAAATAATCCATTCCTTCAAACTGCTAGGGCCAATGTCATCCAAAGAACGAAACTTTTTATCTTTTCGATCAATGAATATCGCAATTTCAATGATTGCTACCATGAATAAGCTTAACAGTGTGAAGCCTGTAAAAAACCAGAAGTTCCCCCAGAAGTCTTCATAAAAATGAAAATCAATGAACGGTATTACTTGAGCAAGGTAAATGACAGCAAAGGAAATAACAAATGGTATGGCTATAAACAAAGTTGCTAAAATAATCACCATGACTAGTAATAGCATATTCGCCAAAATCAACCCGATATCTACTTTCTTTTTATTGTTTCCCATATTCATGCCCCTTTCATGAGAAAACTTTGAATATCGTAAAGTCTTATTGGCGATAGCTTACGTAGTTTTGCTTCCACTATAGGAAAGTTAAGATATATCACAGAGCCCCTTGTTAGCTTAAGAATAACGGCGAAATCTTTCTGCATTTTAACTTATATCTGATACGTATTTACTAACTACTTTGTTTCGTGAAGTTTCATGTTCTCTTATATTCTTCCGCCGTTTAACTGGTTTGGACGTACTGACTTTATTCCAATTAAAAAACAGTCTGTACAATGAGAAGAAACTTCTTCAACCTATCTCTGTATTAGGAAAACTTTGCTTGTCTCCAAGTTTTAGTAGTGAAAGCTGTAGTTTTTCTTATACTATAAACCTATAAACTTCTATACTTTCCTAAAGTATAAAAAAGCTTCTCCTTTGCTTAGAATACCAATTTTATAAAAGGTGGTGGGGCTACTTGCGACAATCCATTAAGAATCAACCAGATAAAATAAAGATATTGAGGTTGTAGCAACGATTATTAATGGTGAAAAAGTTTTTGATATCACTTTATCCTAGAAGTGAATTTTCCATCAGTGTGGGTTCTCTTTGATCCACACGGATAATTAAACAAAGAAGCCACCATCGTAGGCAGGCTTCTATGATGCTACTTCTAAACGAAATCTACATTTCATATAAAACAAAGCTAATTCTGAATGTACGTATCAAATACTTCGCCAAAATCCTTTTGCGTATTTTCATCATATGTTGATGTATACCATTCAAATGCAAATTTAGTAGCTTCTTCAAATTCTTTGGATATCATTCCCTCTTGAAAACGGTTATCGTTAAATAAAGATTGAGAGACTTGTAAACTATCTTTAGCAAATTTTTTCTTCCGCTCATTCG
It encodes:
- a CDS encoding helix-turn-helix domain-containing protein, with the protein product MCRVLLASPEHADRKFLKQIFAEHFFNVLFLDDALSAEKAYERSLEQRPDMLILDVSGSSEEIFQYKINIVKRHPNVKVILIDNEENFKHIQTAIRCGAVDYLVKPLKVEECKSAIHRAILALNQVSLLDYERKSVTDTIKESAAQMMQYVHEHYYEEINLDSLAAFMHLNKSYVSRFFKETVGMSFVSYLRHYRLEQAKKLLRTSDLTVTEVAEQVGYLDLTYFSRIFKKENNHTPNEYKQIFQGEHVPADIAFAEGHH
- a CDS encoding ThiF family adenylyltransferase; amino-acid sequence: MSTYWLKQPDVQVEETEQGQIICRLLNRSETIVYESMSVFINFLTYLQQPRNFEELLVWGEQNEITKEMLVETLQTLVNDKILLTGNQPWNLTGESRLWSYLAAQTSSLDQLLDSERAWCSSRVGIIGVGGVGSRVAHELAAMGIPSLILIDHDNVSTHNLTHQSLYPKNTVGELKVNVLKNILHHRYGTLIETVHDPITQDISANILEKLKTCSVVILCADEPSVDTLADWITPHLTKNNIAHIVGGGYHGHSTSTGTTVIPGVTGCWKCYDSLVERKDMHSVYQHIRGISGSFNPLIQILVSFIISDTVAVITNLTRPLLVNGMGDFDLETGKFKWRPGSRNENCDWCANIPKSYPSFMK
- a CDS encoding acetaldehyde dehydrogenase (acetylating) — its product is MAINLVQETVQTYEVETLIQKAKHAQHIYASFTQEQVNEIVKAISVRLTEAAEDLAYKAHTETGFGNVKDKTTKNLFASEQVYESIKDEPTVGVINRDEMNKVIEIGVPMGVIAALVPVTNPTSTVIFKTLVALKTRNAIVLSPHPKAVNCIVEAARVVEEAAVNAGAPKGLVQVIESPSLEGTQALMQHDDTALILATGGGPMVKAAYSSGNPAIGVGPGNGPAFIEKSAHIEEAIDRIITSKTFDNGTICASEQSIIVEKGIKEEVVKELKKRKAYFMNQEESEKVSHFIMRENGTMNPQIVGKAVTEVANLCGIIIPADTSVLISEETTIGPDNPYSREKLTPILAMYTVNDWDEGVTTCNTILENEGAGHTAMLHTTNDELVEDFGLRMKASRILINTPGTFGGIGFSTNLAPSLTLGCGAIGGSSITDNVSVRQLMNINRVAYNK
- a CDS encoding response regulator codes for the protein MKAIIVDDEQSALDYLEQQLKKISKMYVIGKITNPIHAHKTILKEDVDVIFLDIGLPEMNGIRLAEKVLKDKPNLLIVFVTAYDKYAVKAFELNAIDYLVKPIPPERLKKTVERIDNNLQSSTIEKNSPLYVNVLGQFSVESVKGKREFVAWRTKKAAELFLYLLHHRGKMVRKSFLIELLWPDLALERANSLLYTTIYYVRKTLRKYHRHLRLQNVSDGYVLETENIILDFEEWKEQIKTLPSLNETSVNNYIQVLFLYRGAYLQGYDFWWAESERYYWEQIWLTKALEIAAFYQKNQNMAEAKLWYSYICKIIPETESAHFALMKIYALENNPAHVHQQYEYLKSYLKTEVGVLPNNDIVGWYNSWKSGRKVFSH